tAGATGATAGTTGTACTTTCTGATGCACTAATcgagaaagagaaaagcctgagctgtgttaggtgagagATTCCCCACAAGGCAaacgtaaacattaccgcagtcgagcAGGGGCAGGGACCTGGCGCTTTTTGACGATAGAAATGCGGATCGGATGCTGTAACATGGATCGGAAGTGCCcgacacttgcagtttgtgttcatatctttctttttcttaaattgagaggtgatccaaataaatgtaaatgcttttgcggcgtctctacagGGGAGTTGCGGCGTGATTTGATGTGTTGGTTTGTTGTTTTGCCCCCAGGTACCGcaaatgtcatgtgactgaaaactatgaataggcCTTGTAcaactatttaaatgtgttcattatgttgtttgttgtagcctacagttttgtgattaattttaaaatgtaggctatttgacatttttgatctttaattaaataaagcaaTTAGAGTCTATAGTCATGTCTCAATTTTGTTAGATTGACCAGTAACCAAGAAACATTGTATTGATTTTATAATGGtataaaactaaaaatgtaatacatcaaaataataaatacattctctcaatcaattaataattcCAGCTCAAATGATCAAGGAGAAGGACAATAGAAGAGTAGAAGATAAGAGAAAAAGTAAGCACCAGTTCATGTACATACCACATATTCCCGCACAAGGTTTTCTGGATCTTCACCCATGTAGATACAGACTCCCTTAATGATACACTCTCGTCCAGTATCTACATCATCACACTGAAAGGAAACGTACTTAATTAGTGTCTTCATGCAGCTcttctgctttattttaaagTCAACTACTGCTGTAAACTGTCATAAGAGTACATATTTCTCTGAGAACATAACACCAGGGTCCCTATTATGGTACAAGCCTTTCTGCCTGAGCTGCTAAAGggccctctctctctttgcatcaggaaactcacactgaaaGATCAGTCACTCTCTCTGATGCGCTGTGGGTCAAGACAATTAAACTCTGGTAGTGGgcaggcatgtgtgtgtgagatgagcacgacagtttcacatgatccTCCTGCTTGTTGCTCCgcttgtctgattgctgctcaactctcattgtaaatgattatcTGGAGCACATCACtcgcttcctgtctgaaaaggactttcgtgctagctagctttgaaaactgctTAGACTGCGTAGTGAAACCATTTTAGCTgccgttgaaaatttgtctggcgggtattgcatcatctgatagGCTTTTCTGATCTGCCTTTTTAGAGACCACtgatcaaactagttaaagcaaTTATCGGCCGATAACGATTGGTGAACGATCGATCGGAGAACCCTTAAAGTAAATAGAAGAAAGGTTAAAACTGAGACAACAAGATGCACAAATAGCAAAGgagaaagatgaaaaagaaatgcaCTTACAGCTTACTAGGCTTTCTGTACAATTTGAATGCCAATAAATTATGTGGCAACTAAAACATTCTACCTTTCTTCCAAATGTCTTAATGTTTTCCAAAAAGCAATCAAATTCCtaatgtttttaagttttcccATGACTGTGGGAGCCCTGTACCACTTACATCTGCCATTTGTGCAATGATTCTTTGTAGCCTTTTCCCTAGCTGTCCTCCTCTGTTTTGGAACAGCCTCATCAGGTTGTCAGAGTGGAGATCCAGCTGAGACAGGAACTTGGATTGAAGTGGGACGGTGGTGATTCTCTTGAATTCAGCGTTGATCTGAAAACGGGTAATAAGCACAAAGGAATCAGGTTCAAACGGTAGACATCCAGGAGAAAGCCACTATCACACATTCAGCAGACCACGACAGTCTAGGAGGGAGATAAAGCACAGACAAATAATATACAATCAGGTATATTAGCAATGTACCAAGACTGTCCTTTTATCAACAGcaaatgcaaaatgaaaaacacagcatGAAATAAGTCTTACCTCAGTGACGTCAAATAGGGCAGGCCACCTCGCCATGAAATCCTCCACCATTGGTCCATCACGAACTACTTCATGTCTTCTGTGTGCAAAAGTCTTTTCCATCTTGAGTTTCACAACCTCCCTGTTGTTCCTCTTTACATCTAATAGTAGAGCTTTCTGCATAGCCTCAAGACTCTCCTCAGTTTCTGCTGTTGGGTATGTCGGGCAAAAATTCACCTCTGCTCTCTTTGCCTTTTTGACACCAAAGGCTGCACTGCATCTTCctgcaggtttgttttttaaagagttCACTGTTACCTCTGGGCAACCCAGTTTTTTCAGGCGTGTGCGGTAGTTAGatagtttatattttaaactGGTCTTACATCCGCCACATCCACTGCAGGACCCCTTCTCAGTTAAACATGGATGTGTCTTGATAAGACTCTGAGCTACCTGTTCCATCTCCTTATCACTGACATAAACTTTATACTGCACAATTTCCTGTACTAAACCATCAAGGATGGCTGACTTCAACTTGGGATCTGGAATCAGTACAGTGCCGTTTCGAATATAGGCTAAACTTGCCTGCTGAAGTTTTAATTCAGCATCATAGGAGAACTTAggcacatgaaaaacagctggcCAAGAAGACCGCAAGCTCATCGACTCACTCGACGACAGTACATCTGTATCCACAGATTCAGCTGAGAGGGACGAAGAGTCACTTACAGAGGAAGACAAAGGGTTGAATGCTTGGGGTATTAGGACTGGAGAACCCATCTCATTATTATACGGCAAAGTTGGGGGCATTGGCATATCAATGACTCTAAGAGTACCTTTGTCTTCTACTTCTGAAATTGAGGTAAGGTTGAGGAACTCATTTCCAAACAAGGAATCCATAAATTGAAGTCGAAAATTGCCCTGAAGTCCACACTGTTTCTTGACTTCAATCATAAGGTCATCAATGGATGCAGGGAGTCCATGGGAAAGAGTCAACCTCTGAGAGCTGCCATCAGTCAAGACGATCTTAAGGATCACAGGAGTCCCCATCTTCAAAGCTGTTTATtctgcaaagacacacaaattaGACATCagacattcatacattttatatcTTAAATTCAGTGTTAAAAGCATACTTTTCCAATTGCTTGAGTGTGGCTGGTATGCaagtttataataaaaataaacaaataggaGAAAATTAACAAATAGGAAGATAACCAAAATAATACTGGGTCACAACTCTAATTTAGGTTTATATcgcagagtacggtctagacctgctcttttatgagcgctatgagataactgttgttatgatttggcactatataaataaaatttaatttaaataccttttttaaaaacataaactaCTTTAGACTGATTTTTGAATCActtttcccccccaaaaaacatcactgcagttCAGTATAAAGGCTATTACTGTAAATGTCCACATCAGAGGACAGTGTTAGGTAGGAATATGGTGGGTATTAAACTAGATGATTGTATGAACTGTAATTCTAACAGTTTCCTTTAGGTTAGACAGCTACTACAAATCTAATCATGACTTTTCCACAAAGAAATGGTGACAGGTATGTCTAAAGATTTTATGGGTTTTTCCCTCTCTGAGTCACTAATGAGAGCTGGCTCAGTTTCCCAGCATGTCAGTATAAAAGCAGGATTAGCTTCAGTGGTAAGCTTAAGAGTCTTAATATTAGAAATGCTACCTCTGATGCAGAAGAAATTAAGTAACATTgaacaaaataaattgaaaaaggtaatgttgaaatgaatttaataaaatagacaaagCAAATTGCacttttggggggggggcaagtTCACTGAGTGCCACGACAGTGAATGTTCTTGTGGGTGCTTGGCTGAGTTCAAAGGCTCTATAATGCTCTCTGTACCAACCACATAGCTCTTTGACAATACAGAATATACTCTCATGTAAAATGCAGATTTGGTCAATTTCACTGAATACAGGCATTCCACCCACTGCTCTGTGGGCCAGTATCATTCCCTTCCTATATGTTATACCCTTGGTTGTCACACACTGTGCAAGGTGAACCTCAGGTGTGTCTGAGAACTTTTTCCTGATGACTTGGGCTATCTCCTCTTTGAGTAAGTCTACTGGTAGAGTGGATATAGCAGAGACCTCTAGGTCAGACTTGCTCAGAAACAGAGAGCTCAGATGGTATGCAATCATCATCTGATGTTTTGAGG
Above is a genomic segment from Micropterus dolomieu isolate WLL.071019.BEF.003 ecotype Adirondacks unplaced genomic scaffold, ASM2129224v1 contig_13780, whole genome shotgun sequence containing:
- the LOC123966596 gene encoding uncharacterized protein LOC123966596 isoform X1, translating into MGTPVILKIVLTDGSSQRLTLSHGLPASIDDLMIEVKKQCGLQGNFRLQFMDSLFGNEFLNLTSISEVEDKGTLRVIDMPMPPTLPYNNEMGSPVLIPQAFNPLSSSVSDSSSLSAESVDTDVLSSSESMSLRSSWPAVFHVPKFSYDAELKLQQASLAYIRNGTVLIPDPKLKSAILDGLVQEIVQYKVYVSDKEMEQVAQSLIKTHPCLTEKGSCSGCGGCKTSLKYKLSNYRTRLKKLGCPEVTVNSLKNKPAGRCSAAFGVKKAKRAEVNFCPTYPTAETEESLEAMQKALLLDVKRNNREVVKLKMEKTFAHRRHEVVRDGPMVEDFMARWPALFDVTEINAEFKRITTVPLQSKFLSQLDLHSDNLMRLFQNRGGQLGKRLQRIIAQMADCDDVDTGRECIIKGVCIYMGEDPENLVREYVGMDKDAINEAIEDTIVGIFVLKEHASSDEPEDIGIVLEGIKVLQYLDTVALAVAMLFGLIYALNLSYPADLRYTFEVVQKIFMELDGSKLSNKTLALKNRLFQ
- the LOC123966596 gene encoding uncharacterized protein LOC123966596 isoform X2, giving the protein MGTPVILKIVLTDGSSQRLTLSHGLPASIDDLMIEVKKQCGLQGNFRLQFMDSLFGNEFLNLTSISEVEDKGTLRVIDMPMPPTLPYNNEMGSPVLIPQAFNPLSSSVSDSSSLSAESVDTDVLSSSESMSLRSSWPAVFHVPKFSYDAELKLQQASLAYIRNGTVLIPDPKLKSAILDGLVQEIVQYKVYVSDKEMEQVAQSLIKTHPCLTEKGSCSGCGGCKTSLKYKLSNYRTRLKKLGCPEVTVNSLKNKPAGRCSAAFGVKKAKRAEVNFCPTYPTAETEESLEAMQKALLLDVKRNNREVVKLKMEKTFAHRRHEVVRDGPMVEDFMARWPALFDVTEINAEFKRITTVPLQSKFLSQLDLHSDNLMRLFQNRGGQLGKRLQRIIAQMADGMDKDAINEAIEDTIVGIFVLKEHASSDEPEDIGIVLEGIKVLQYLDTVALAVAMLFGLIYALNLSYPADLRYTFEVVQKIFMELDGSKLSNKTLALKNRLFQ